One Megalops cyprinoides isolate fMegCyp1 chromosome 23, fMegCyp1.pri, whole genome shotgun sequence genomic region harbors:
- the slc26a5 gene encoding prestin — MDHVTPGQDVSGSLMYRVERPVYHEGYIQTQLLHRKERTPKSISQRLKEQLRCSSERARSILFSFLPILTWLPSYPVREYLFGDVVSGISTGVMQLPQGLAYAMLAAVPPVYGLYSSFYPVLLYTFFGTSRHISIGTFAVISLMIGGVTVREAPDSMFYVQVLNGTNSSTVLDTEARDARRVQVAVAVTCIVGIIQLVLGLLRFGFVAIYLTEPLVRGFTTAASVHVFISQLKYLLGVKTSRFSGPLSAVYSVVAVLKDIASTNIATLVVGLVCIVFLYGVKDINDRFKKKLPVPIPGEIIVVIVSTGVSYGMQLYENYNVDVVGTIPTGLLPPVVPDFSIIPNVITDAVAIAIVAFSMGISLAKIFALKHGYRVEGNQELIALGVCNLTSSFFHTFVVTSSMSRSLVQESTGGKTQIAGLLASLVVLLVVVAIGFVFEPLPQTVLAAVIMVNLVGMFKQLKDIPALWRTSKIELAIWLVSFVASVLLGLDYGLLVAIGFTILTVIYRTQSPKSIILGQIPDTGLYCDVEEYEEATEYRGIKIFHTNTSIYFANSELYVSALKEKTGVDPTLLLAARKSRLRKEKKRRKEKEAREQGTPQERKAVVKLDVEMGVTHELVGEAELQKNGHIAEVLADSDSEETCSFLEPLSSVHSIILDFTPVNFIDSVGAKAIKSVIKEYAEIDVHVFLAGCSRNLLELLRTLNFFDGKVTPEQVFPTIHDAVLHCQHQEAHLSDQQEGGVGGVAE, encoded by the exons ATGGACCATGTAACGCCAGGCCAGGATGTTTCCGGAAGCTTGATGTATCGCGTGGAGCGCCCAGTGTACCATGAGGGGTACATCCAAACCCAGCTCCtgcacaggaaggagaggacgCCGAAATCCATCAGCCAGAGGCTGAAAGAGCAGCTACG ATGCTCCTCGGAGAGGGCCAGGTCCATCCTGTTCAGTTTCCTGCCCATTCTCACGTGGCTCCCGTCCTACCCCGTCAGAGAGTACCTGTTCGGCGATGTCGTCTCGGGCATCAGCACAGGGGTCATGCAGCTACCTCAAG GTCTGGCCTACGCAATGCTGGCAGCTGTGCCTCCGGTGTACGGCCTGTACTCCTCCTTCTACCCGGTCCTGCTCTACACCTTCTTTGGAACCTCCAGACACATATCTATAG GCACCTTCGCCGTTATCAGTCTGATGATCGGGGGCGTGACCGTGAGGGAGGCCCCTGACTCCATGTTTTACGTGCAAGTCCTCAACGGCACCAACTCGTCCACCGTGTTGGACACAGAGGCCCGAGACGCCAGGAGGGTCCAGGTGGCCGTAGCTGTCACCTGCATAGTGGGCATCATCCAG TTGGTCCTGGGCCTGCTGCGCTTCGGCTTTGTTGCCATCTACCTGACGGAGCCGCTGGTGCGGGGCTTCACCACGGCGGCCTCCGTCCACGTCTTCATCTCACAGCTCAAGTACCTGCTGGGCGTCAAGACCAGCCGCTTCAGCGGACCCCTGTCcgctgtgtat AGTGTTGTTGCGGTCCTGAAGGACATCGCCAGCACTAATATCGCCACGCTCGTGGTGGGACTCGTGTGCATCGTGTTCCTGTACGGGGTGAAGGACATCAACGACCGCTTCAAGAAGAAGCTGCCGGTGCCCATTCCTGGGGAGATCATCGTG GTGATCGTTTCAACAGGGGTCTCCTACGGGATGCAGTTGTACGAAAACTACAACGTGGATGTCGTTGGGACAATTCCTACAGG GCTTCTTCCACCCGTTGTCCCAGATTTCTCTATTATTCCGAACGTAATCACAGATGCCGTCGCCATCGCCATCGTGGCCTTTTCCATGGGGATCTCCCTGGCCAAGATCTTTGCGCTTAAGCATGGATACAGAGTTGAGGGCAACCAG GAGCTGATAGCCCTGGGCGTCTGTAACCTCACCAGCTCTTTCTTCCACACCTTTGTGGTTACCTCCTCCATGTCCCGCAGCCTGGTACAGGAGAGCACAGGGGGGAAAACACAG atagCAGGACTGCTGGCATCTCTGGTGGTGCTGTTGGTGGTGGTTGCCATCGGCTTCGTGTTCGAGCCTCTGCCTCAG aCCGTGCTGGCCGCAGTCATCATGGTGAACCTGGTGGGCATGTTCAAGCAGCTGAAGGACATCCCAGCTCTCTGGAGAACCAGCAAGATTGAGCTG GCTATCTGGTTGGTGTCCTTTGTGGCGTCAGTTCTGTTGGGCCTGGACTATGGCCTTCTGGTGGCCATTGGTTTCACCATCCTCACTGTCATTTACAGGACGCAAAG TCCAAAGAGTATCATTCTTGGTCAGATCCCAGACACAGGGCTGTATTGTGATGTTGAAGAATATGAAGAG gCCACTGAATATAGAGGGATTAAAATATTCCACACCAACACGTCTATCTATTTTGCAAACAGCGAGCTCTATGTCAGTGCCCTGAAGGAAAAG ACAGGTGTAGACCCAACGTTGCTGCTGGCTGCACGGAAGTCTCGCctgaggaaagagaagaaacggaggaaggagaaggaggcacGAGAGCAGGGCACGCCCCAGGAGAGGAAAGCAGTCGTTAAACTC gaTGTGGAGATGGGCGTCACGCATGAGCTGGTGGGCGAGGCGGAGCTGCAGAAGAACGGCCACATAGCGGAAGTGCTGGCGGATTCCGACTCCGAGGAGACCTGCTCGTTCCTGGAGCCGCTCAGCTCGGTCCATTCCATCATACTGGACTTCACCCCAGTCAACTTCATCGACTCTGTGGGAGCCAAAGCCATCAAATCG gtgaTAAAGGAGTATGCAGAGATTGATGTACATGTTTTCCTTGCTGGGTGTAGCA GGAACTTGCTGGAACTCCTCAGGACTCTGAATTTCTTTGATGGCAAAGTGACCCCGGAGCAGGTGTTCCCCACCATCCATGATGCAGTGCTGCACTGCCAGCACCAGGAGGCCCACCTCTCTGACCAGCAGGAGGGCGGAGTCGGGGGCGTGGCAGAGTGA
- the psmc2 gene encoding 26S proteasome regulatory subunit 7, producing MPDYLGTEQRKVKEEDKEDKPIRALDEGDIALLKTYGQSTYSRQIKQVEDDIQQLLKKINELTGIKESDTGLAPPALWDLAADKQTLQSEQPLQVARCTKIINADSEDPKYIINVKQFAKFVVDLSDQVAPTDIEEGMRVGVDRNKYQIHIPLPPKIDPTVTMMQVEEKPDVTYSDVGGCKEQIEKLREVVETPLLHPERFVNLGIEPPKGVLLFGPPGTGKTLCARAVANRTDACFIRVIGSELVQKYVGEGARMVRELFEMARTKKACLIFFDEIDAIGGARFDDGAGGDNEVQRTMLELINQLDGFDPRGNIKVLMATNRPDTLDPALMRPGRLDRKIEFSLPDLEGRTHIFKIHARSMSVERDIRFELLARLCPNSTGAEIRSVCTEAGMFAIRARRKIATEKDFLEAVNKVIKSYAKFSATPRYMTYN from the exons ATGCCAGATTATTTGGGAACCGAGCAACGAAAAGTcaaagaagaagacaaagagGATAAACCGATAAGAG CTTTGGATGAAGGCGATATCGCCCTTCTGAAGACCTAC GGCCAGAGTACCTATTCTAGACAGATAAAGCAAGTGGAGGATGACATTCAACAGCTGCTCAAGAAGATCAATGAGCTCACTG GCATCAAGGAGTCGGACACAGGCCTGGCACCTCCTGCCCTCTGGGATTTGGCTGCAGACAAACAGACTCTGCAGAGTGAACAACCTTTGCAGGTGGCCAG ATGCACCAAGATCATCAATGCAGACTCTGAGGATCCCAAATACATCATCAATGTGAAGCAGTTCGCCAAGTTTGTGGTGGACCTGAGTGACCAGGTGGCTCCCACTGATATTGAAGAAGGGATGAGAGTTGG TGTCGACAGGAACAAGTACCAGATCCACATCCCTCTTCCTCCCAAGATCGACCCCACGGTGACGATGATGCAG GTGGAGGAGAAGCCCGATGTGACCTACAGCGATGTCGGTGGGTGCAAGGAGCAGATCGAGAAGCTCAGGGAGGTCGTGGAGACCCCTCTGCTCCAC CCTGAGAGGTTTGTGAACCTGGGTATCGAGCCCCCGAAGGGAGTCCTGCTCTTCGGACCACCCGGCACAGGAAAGACCCTCTGCGCCCGGGCTGTCGCCAACCGCACAGATGCCTGCTTCATCCGAGTCATCGGCTCCGAGCTGGTGCAGAAATACGTGGGGGAG GGTGCCCGAATGGTCCGTGAGCTGTTTGAGATGGCCAGAACCAAGAAAGCCTGCCTCATCTTCTTTGATGAAATTGATGCCATTGGGG GGGCCCGTTTCGATGATGGGGCGGGTGGAGATAACGAAGTCCAGAGGACCATGCTGGAGCTCATCAACCAGCTGGACGGCTTCGACCCAAGAGGGAACATCAAAGTCCTGATGGCCACCAACCGCCCGGACACCCTGGACCCGGCCCTCATGAGGCCCGGCCGACTGGACAGGAAGATTGAGTTCAGCTTGCCTGACCTGGAG GGGCGCACTCACATCTTTAAGATTCACGCTCGCTCCATGAGTGTGGAGAGGGATATCCGCTTTGAGCTGTTGGCTCGCCTCTGTCCCAACAGCACGG GTGCTGAGATTCGCAGTGTATGCACAGAAGCTGGAATGTTTGCCATCAGGGCTCGCAGGAAAATCGCCACAGAGAAGGATTTCTTGGAGGCTGTGAACAAGGTCATCAAATCCTACGCCAAGTTCAGCGCCACCCCAAGATACATGACCTACAACTAA
- the dnajc2 gene encoding dnaJ homolog subfamily C member 2: MLKEALEGQVTVVCNAIAASVQFQVEPVGRWFEAFLKRRDRNVSASFQELEEEEELSEESEDEELQLEEYPMLKTLDPKDWKNQDHYAVLGLGHMRYKATQKQIKAAHKAMVLKHHPDKRKAAGEQIVEGDNDYFTCITKAIEILSDPVKRRAFDSVDPTFDNTVPSKSEGKENFFEVFAPVFERNARWTTKKHIPKLGTMDSTFEEVDNFYSFWYNFDSWREFSYLDEEEKEKAECRDERRWIEKQNRASRAQRKKEEMNRIRTLVDTAYSCDPRIKKFKEDEKARKESEKKAKAEAKRREQEEKERARQAELEAVRLAKEKEEEEAKQAAQQAKKEKEIQKKAIKKERQKLRTTCKNWNYFADSEAESVKMMEEVEKLCDRLELAGLQSLNEVLASGSKEENKAAVEKQVQEVNAQLQREKEAEVQARQASRSAEQASSGSGGGNKGWNEEELQLLIKAVNLFPAGTNARWEVIANYMNLHSTSGIKRNAKDVINKAKNLQKLDPHQKDEINRKAFEKFKKEHTAVPPSVDNAVPSERFEASGAEANAASWTTEEQKLLEQALKTFPVSTPERWEKIAAVVPGRTKKDCMKRYKELVEMVKAKKAAQEQVATKSKK, encoded by the exons ATGCTGAAGGAAGCGCTGGAGGGGCAAGTTACAGTTGTCTGTAACGCCATCGCTG CCTCCGTGCAGTTCCAGGTGGAGCCAGTGGGTCGCTGGTTCGAGGCGTTCCTGAAGCGCAGGGACAGGAATGTGTCCGCCTCAttccaggagctggaggaggaagaggagctgtcggagGAGTCTGAGGatgaggagctgcagctggaggagtACCCCATGCTCAAGACACTGGATCCCAAGGACTGGAAG AATCAGGATCACTATGCAGTCCTTGGACTGGGTCACATGAGATACAAGGCTACGcagaaacaaatcaaagctgCCC ACAAAGCAATGGTTTTAAAGCATCACCCAGACAAGAGGAAAGCTGCCGGCGAGCAGATTGTGGAAGGAGACAATGATTACTTCACCTGCATCACTAAAG CTATCGAGATCCTGTCGGACCCGGTGAAAAGGAGAGCTTTTGACAGTGTGGATCCCACCTTTGACAACACTGTTCCCTCCAAGAGCGAAGGCAAGGAGAACTTCTTTGAGGTGTTTGCCCCCGTGTTTGAGAGGAATGCCAG ATGGACAACCAAAAAACACATCCCTAAGCTTGGGACAATGGATTCCACATTTGAAGAGGTGGataatttttattctttctg GTATAACTTTGATTCTTGGAGAGAATTTTCATACTTGgatgaggaagagaaggaaaaggcAGAATG CCGTGATGAGAGGAGATGGATCGAGAAGCAGAACCGAGCCTCACGAGcccagaggaagaaagaggagatgAACAGAATACGGACCCTTGTTG ACACGGCGTACAGCTGTGATCCCAGGATAAAGAAGTTCAAGGAGGATGAGAAAGCGAGGAAGGAGTCTGAGAAGAAAGCCAAGGCGGAGGCCAagaggagggagcaggaggaaaaagaaCGA GCCAGGCAGGCGGAGCTGGAGGCGGTGCGTCTGGccaaagagaaggaagaggaggaggccaaGCAAGCCGCGCAGCAGGccaagaaggagaaggagatcCAGAAGAAGGCCATCAAGAAGGAGCGGCAGAAACTCAGGACCACCTGCAAG AACTGGAATTACTTCGCCGACAGTGAAGctgagagtgtgaaaatgatGGAAGAAGTGGAAAAACTCTGCGATCGTCTGGAGCTGGCAGG CCTGCAGTCTTTGAACGAAGTGCTGGCCTCAGGCTCTAAGGAGGAAAACAAAGCTGCGGTGGAAAAGCAG gtgcaggaGGTGAATGcgcagctgcagagggagaaggaggcggAGGTGCAGGCCCGGCAGGCGTCGCGCAGTGCGGAGCAGGCCAGCAGCGGCTCGGGGGGCGGAAACAAGGGCTGGAacgaggaggagctgcagctgctcatCAAAGCTGTCAACCTCTTCCCTGCAGGAACAAACGCCAG GTGGGAGGTTATTGCCAACTACATGAATTTGCACTCTACCAGTGGCATTAAAAGGAATGCCAAGGACGTCATTAATAAAGCCAAGAATTTGCAAAAGCTCG aTCCTCATCAGAAAGACGAAATCAACAGGAAAGCGTTTGAGAAGTTCAAGAAGGAGCACACGGCCGTGCCCCCCTCCGTGGACAACGCGGTGCCTTCAGAGAGATTCGAGG cGTCAGGTGCTGAGGCTAACGCAGCTTCCTGGACGACGGAGGAGCAGAAGCTGTTGGAGCAGGCCCTGAAGACCTTCCCGGTCAGCACTCCAGAGAGGTGGGAGAAGATCGCTGCCGTTGTCCCGGGACGCACCAAGAAAGACTGTATGAAGAGGTACAAG GAGCTGGTGGAGATGGTGAAGGCCAAGAAGGCAGCTCAAGAGCAGGTGGCTACAAAGAGTAAAAAATGA
- the pmpcb gene encoding mitochondrial-processing peptidase subunit beta: protein MAASLQRLGLAGKYFINRTYALTRPIIASRRHRATEAARQVVLNVPETKVTTLENGLRVASEDSGLATCTVGLWIDAGSRYENERNNGTAHFLEHMAFKGTRKRSQLDLELEIENMGAHLNAYTSREQTVYYAKAFSKDLPRAVEILADIIQNSTLGEVEIERERGVILREMQEVETNLQEVVFDYLHATAYQDTALGRTILGPTENIKTINRNDLVEYITTHYKGPRIVLAAAGGVSHDELIDLAKYHFGKLPARYKGEVPEMPPCNFTGSEIRVRDDKMPLAHIAIAVEAVGWSHPDTIPLMVANTLIGNWDRSFGGGVNLSSKLAQMACQGNLCHSFQSFNTCYTDTGLWGLYMICEPNTINDMMHFTQQEWMSLCTSVSESEVARAKNLLKTNMLLHLDGSTPICEDIGRQMLCYSRRIPLPELEARIDAINAQTIKDVCTKYIYDKCPAIAAVGPIEQLPDYNRIRSGMYWLRT, encoded by the exons atggcgGCGTCCTTGCAGCGGCTGGGCCTTGCGGGAAAGTACTTCATCAACAGAACATATGCTTTAACACGG CCCATTATTGCCTCACGCAGACACAGGGCGACCGAGGCCGCTCGTCAGGTAGTTTTAAATGTACCTGAAACCAAGGTGACCACGCTGGAAAACGGGCTCCGGGTGGCGTCGGAAGACTCTGGTCTAGCAACGTGCACG GTAGGGCTCTGGATCGATGCAGGAAGTCGGTATGAAAACGAAAGAAATAACGGGACGGCTCATTTTCTGGAACACATGGCATTTAAG GGTACGAGGAAGCGGTCGCAGCTCGACCTTGAGCTGGAGATTGAGAATATGGGGGCTCACCTCAATGCCTACACGTCCAGAGAGCAAACCGTCTATTACGCCAAAGCATTCTCCAAGGACCTTCCCAGAG CTGTGGAGATACTCGCTGACATCATCCAGAACAGCACTCTGGGAGAGGTGGAGATCGAGAGGGAACGAGGGGTTATCCTGAGAGAGATGCAGGAAGTGGAGACCAACCTGCAGGAAGTGGTCTTTGACTACTTGCACGCCACAGCGTACCAGGACACGGCGCTGGGCAGAACCATCCTCGGGCCCACGGAAAACATCAA AACCATAAACAGGAATGATCTTGTTGAGTACATCACAACCCACTACAAAGGCCCAAGGATTGTACTGGCTGCCGCTGGAG GAGTATCGCACGACGAGCTGATCGACTTGGCGAAATACCACTTCGGGAAGCTGCCCGCCAGATACAAAGGAGAGGTTCCAGAGATGCCCCCCTGCAAtttcacaggaagtgag ATCCGTGTGCGAGATGACAAGATGCCCCTTGCACACATTGCCATAGCCGTGGAGGCTGTGGGCTGGTCGCACCCGGACACCATCCCCCTCATGGTGGCCAACACGCTCATCGGGAACTGGGACAGATCCTTCGGCGGGGGCGTG AACCTCTCCAGCAAGCTGGCACAGATGGCATGTCAGGGAAACCTGTGCCACAGCTTCCAGTCTTTCAACACCTGCTACACGGACACAGGCCTGTGGGGCCTCTATATGATCTGTGAGCCCAACACCATCAACGACATGATGCACTTTACCCAGCAAGAATG GATGTCGCTCTGCACAAGCGTTAGTGAGAGTGAGGTGGCGAGAGCCAAGAATCTGCTGAAGACAAACATGCTTCTGCATCTCGACG gcTCCACCCCGATCTGTGAGGACATCGGCAGGCAGATGCTGTGCTACAGCCGCAGGATCCCTCTTCCTGAGCTGGAGGCGCGAATCGAT GCCATTAATGCCCAAACCATCAAGGATGTGTGCACAAAGTACATCTATGACAAGTGTCCTGCCATTGCAGCTGTTG GACCAATTGAACAGCTTCCAGACTACAACCGCATCCGCAGTGGCATGTACTGGCTGAGGACCTGA
- the napepld gene encoding N-acyl-phosphatidylethanolamine-hydrolyzing phospholipase D: GAEGGEQAVEGGSRGAEGGEQAVVRPRDVPAQDSRKSSSSRSSRSSRKSFRLDYRLEEDVTKSKRDKSGRFVNPWPTWKFPSYSTIFRFFFLDKNHSNVPSSKEVLDRELPILEPFFVQNPEQVGRIGSGIRVTWLGHATVLVEMDDLVVLTDPVFSQRASPLQFVGPRRYRDPACTVAQLPRVHAVLISHTHYDHLDAGSVASLNARFGADLRWFVPLGLLDWMQKRGCENVIELDWWEENCVPGHDEVTFVCTPAQHWCKRTPVDDNRVLWCSWSVLGPGNRFYFAGDTGYCSVFEEIGKRFGPFDLAAIPIGAYLPRDVMRSQHVDPEEAVRIHIDVQAKHSVAIHWGTFALAYEYYLEPPVKLKEALEKYGLNEDNFFLLKHGESRLLNSEEVFE; the protein is encoded by the exons ggggcggaggggggcgAGCAGGCTGTGGAGGGGGGCAGCCGAGGGGCGGAGGGGGGCGAGCAGGCCGTGGTCAGGCCTCGGGACGTCCCCGCCCAGGACTCCCGGAAGAGCAGCTCCTCCCGGTCCTCCCGCTCCTCCCGGAAGAGCTTCCGCCTGGACTACCGGCTGGAGGAGGACGTCACCAAGTCCAAGAGGGACAAAAGTGGCCGCTTCGTCAACCCCTGGCCCACGTGGAAGTTCCCCTCCTACTCCACCATCTTCAGGTTCTTCTTCCTGGACAAGAACCACAGCAACGTCCCCTCGTCTAAAGAG GTGCTGGACCGAGAGCTGCCCATACTGGAGCCCTTCTTTGTGCAGAACCCCGAGCAGGTGGGCCGAATCGGCTCCGGGATCCGGGTGACCTGGCTGGGCCACGCCACGGTCCTGGTGGAGATGGACGACCTGGTGGTGCTGACGGACCCGGTGTTCAGCCAGCGGGCGTCGCCGCTGCAGTTTGTGGGGCCGCGGCGGTACCGGGACCCGGCCTGCACGGTGGCGCAGCTGCCCCGGGTGCATGCGGTGCTCATCAGCCACACCCACTACGACCATCTGGACGCGGGCTCGGTGGCCAGCCTGAACGCGCGCTTCGGCGCCGACCTGCGCTGGTTCGTGCCACTCGGCCTGCTGGACTGGATGCAGAAGCGGGGCTGCGAGAACGTCATCGAGCTGGACTGGTGGGAGGAGAACTGCGTCCCGGGCCACGACGAGGTCACCTTCGTCTGCACGCCCGCGCAGCACTGGTGCAAGCGCACGCCCGTGGACGACAACCGCGTGCTGTGGTGCAGCTGGTCCGTGCTGGGGCCCGGCAACCGCTTCTACTTCGCCGGCGACACGGGCTACTGCTCCGTCTTCGAGGAGATCGGGAAGCGCTTTGGGCCCTTCGACCTGGCCGCCATCCCCATCGGCGCGTACCTGCCCAG GGACGTGATGAGGTCACAGCACGTGGACCCGGAGGAGGCTGTGCGGATCCACATCGACGTCCAGGCCAAGCACTCCGTCGCCATACACTGGGGCACCTTCGCTTTAGCTTACGAG TATTACTTGGAACCGCCAGTGAAGCTGAAGGAAGCTTTGGAGAAGTATGGACTCAATGAAGATAACTTCTTCCTTTTAAAGCATGGCGAGTCCAGACTTCTGAATTCTGAAGAAGTGTTTGAATGA